A window of Ignavibacteria bacterium contains these coding sequences:
- a CDS encoding ABC transporter ATP-binding protein, giving the protein MGIDEVHALADVSLTVNKNEYIAIMGPSGSGKSTLMNIIGCLDTPSSGLYRFTGENVSEMNDNELATIRNKQIGFVFQTFNLLPRSNALHNVELPLIYAGVHSSIRKEKAKTALENVGLSDRIHHKPNELSGGQRQRVAVARALVNDPSIILADEPTGNLDSKTGEEIMQLFEELHQKGNTIILVTHEEYIAEHANRIIRLRDGLIESDEFVKKKIGKI; this is encoded by the coding sequence ATGGGTATTGATGAAGTACATGCTCTCGCTGATGTTTCATTGACTGTAAATAAGAATGAGTACATTGCAATAATGGGCCCTTCTGGTTCAGGAAAATCGACCTTGATGAATATAATAGGGTGCCTCGATACTCCTTCTTCTGGACTTTATCGATTTACTGGTGAAAATGTCAGCGAAATGAACGACAATGAGCTTGCAACTATTCGTAATAAACAAATTGGATTTGTTTTTCAAACGTTCAATCTTTTACCACGATCGAATGCGTTGCATAATGTTGAACTTCCGCTAATCTATGCCGGTGTTCATTCATCTATAAGAAAAGAAAAAGCAAAGACTGCACTTGAAAATGTTGGGCTTTCTGATCGGATCCATCACAAGCCAAATGAACTTAGCGGCGGACAGAGACAAAGAGTTGCTGTTGCTCGAGCTCTAGTAAATGATCCATCAATTATTCTTGCAGACGAGCCGACCGGAAATCTTGATTCCAAAACCGGTGAAGAGATCATGCAGCTTTTCGAGGAACTTCATCAAAAGGGAAATACAATTATACTCGTTACCCACGAAGAATATATTGCCGAGCATGCAAATAGAATAATAAGATTACGTGATGGATTGATTGAATCAGATGAATTTGTAAAGAAAAAAATTGGGAAGATATAA
- a CDS encoding TolC family protein gives MIKTVLFVSFSIALSIGYAQQTEKLTIEEAVSIALQKNVLLQQSVNNLETSKNQIRGAFGAFLPSLSANSGFSWSLSEDEGGWLSVGGISIPIPKTSTQSRSYSASVSSGLTLFDGLANFASIGQSKVNYESDKHKLERLKQDIVFQTQTKYFGVLKTLRLLAVQEENLKWNKKSLETITERNRVGQVTLADVYQQQVNYGNSELLLIQGRNNYENAKNDLISFLSLDVTRDFTLVDADILAAIDTLEYNRLEKDYSNFEKIIETAFENRSDYLARQLDLKSYDYAITIAKSGHYPRLSGSLSASTRANSFSSFTSFDSRTYGAGLSLSIPIFNGWLTSNRVQFAEVNYKNAELGISELERTIKVNLKKASLDLLAAKKKLDVNNKNVIAAKENLRINEEKYSLGSGTLLNLLIANSQFTQAQGELINSTFDYLLIKKQMEYYLGILEYKTTDKKD, from the coding sequence ATGATCAAAACAGTTCTCTTCGTTTCCTTTTCAATCGCACTAAGCATTGGATACGCACAACAAACAGAGAAACTAACAATTGAGGAAGCAGTAAGTATTGCTCTTCAGAAGAATGTTTTATTACAACAATCAGTTAATAATCTTGAAACAAGTAAGAATCAAATAAGGGGAGCATTTGGTGCCTTTCTTCCTTCGTTATCTGCAAACAGCGGATTTTCGTGGTCACTGTCAGAAGATGAGGGCGGTTGGCTATCAGTAGGAGGAATTTCCATCCCAATTCCAAAGACATCAACGCAATCAAGAAGTTATTCTGCATCGGTAAGTTCAGGTTTAACATTATTCGATGGATTAGCCAATTTTGCATCCATCGGTCAGTCGAAGGTGAACTACGAATCAGACAAACATAAGCTTGAAAGATTGAAACAGGATATAGTATTTCAAACACAAACAAAATATTTCGGAGTTTTGAAAACATTGAGATTACTCGCAGTTCAAGAAGAAAATCTAAAATGGAATAAAAAAAGCCTAGAAACTATTACTGAGCGAAATCGCGTTGGGCAAGTTACATTAGCAGATGTTTATCAGCAGCAAGTAAATTATGGTAACAGTGAGCTTCTATTGATTCAAGGACGAAATAATTATGAGAATGCAAAAAACGATTTGATTTCATTTTTAAGTCTTGATGTCACAAGGGATTTTACACTCGTGGATGCAGATATTCTCGCAGCAATAGATACACTTGAATATAACAGACTGGAAAAAGATTATTCAAATTTCGAAAAGATCATAGAAACTGCATTTGAAAACCGTAGCGATTACCTCGCCAGGCAGTTAGATTTAAAAAGTTACGATTACGCAATAACGATCGCAAAAAGCGGGCATTACCCGCGTCTGAGCGGTTCATTGAGTGCGAGTACTCGGGCAAATTCTTTTTCGAGTTTTACATCATTCGATTCAAGAACGTACGGTGCAGGATTAAGCTTAAGTATTCCAATCTTCAATGGATGGCTAACGTCAAATCGTGTTCAATTCGCAGAAGTAAATTATAAAAACGCTGAACTTGGAATCTCAGAACTTGAACGAACAATAAAGGTGAATCTAAAAAAAGCTTCCCTCGATTTATTAGCCGCAAAGAAAAAATTGGACGTAAACAACAAAAACGTTATCGCAGCCAAAGAAAATTTAAGGATTAATGAAGAAAAGTACAGTCTCGGTTCAGGAACCTTGTTAAACTTACTTATTGCAAATTCGCAATTCACGCAAGCACAAGGTGAACTTATTAACTCAACTTTTGATTATCTGCTGATAAAAAAACAAATGGAATATTATTTGGGTATTCTTGAGTACAAAACAACTGATAAAAAAGACTGA
- a CDS encoding efflux RND transporter periplasmic adaptor subunit, whose product MANGKKKNKKKIIVFSIIGALVLIIAGLVIFGGNKEDIILVQTEKASKRTITQVVSATGKIQPEFKVVITPEVSGEIVALPVKEGDRVLKGTLLLKIKQDTYLAQRERVSANLSSSRANLSIQKIQLNKIEADYNRTRELYSKGLSSDAELEAIRAQFETTKAQVNSAEASVQQTEASLKEASEQLAKTAILSPMDGIVSQLNVKTGERVLGTGFTQGSNLMTVADLKKMEVVVEVDENDVVLISVGDTAKIDVDAYQDKKFTGVVYEIGNTAKAKGLGTQEEVVNFEVKIRILDSNVALKPGMSANADIQTETRVNVVTVPIQSVTTRMPKQDIAKKNESQPSESPEGTNKSQKKNEKPSEGVFVIQDGKAKFLKVKTGISDDTFIEINDGLKGDEEVVSGSYRAISRELQEDSKVRVDNAQKRRGQKES is encoded by the coding sequence ATGGCAAACGGAAAAAAGAAGAATAAAAAGAAAATAATTGTTTTCTCAATTATTGGTGCACTAGTTCTGATAATTGCTGGACTAGTGATCTTTGGTGGAAACAAAGAAGATATAATTCTTGTCCAAACAGAGAAAGCATCGAAGAGAACCATTACTCAGGTCGTTAGTGCCACTGGAAAAATTCAGCCTGAATTTAAAGTCGTAATTACACCTGAAGTTTCTGGAGAAATTGTTGCACTCCCTGTTAAAGAAGGAGACCGAGTATTAAAAGGAACTCTGTTATTAAAAATAAAACAAGACACTTACTTAGCTCAGAGAGAACGAGTTTCAGCAAATTTGTCTTCTTCACGTGCGAATCTTTCAATTCAAAAAATTCAATTAAATAAGATCGAAGCTGATTACAATCGTACTCGAGAACTTTACTCAAAAGGGCTTTCAAGCGATGCTGAACTTGAAGCAATTCGCGCACAATTTGAAACTACAAAAGCTCAAGTTAATTCAGCTGAAGCATCTGTCCAACAGACAGAAGCTTCATTAAAGGAAGCAAGCGAACAACTCGCAAAAACAGCTATTCTTTCTCCAATGGATGGAATTGTAAGTCAACTTAATGTAAAAACAGGTGAGAGAGTTTTGGGAACTGGTTTCACTCAAGGTTCTAACTTAATGACCGTAGCAGATTTAAAGAAAATGGAAGTTGTTGTAGAAGTTGATGAAAACGACGTTGTGTTGATCTCTGTTGGCGATACTGCCAAGATTGATGTTGATGCCTATCAAGATAAAAAGTTTACTGGTGTAGTTTATGAAATCGGAAACACAGCAAAGGCAAAGGGACTTGGGACTCAGGAAGAAGTTGTAAACTTTGAAGTTAAAATTAGAATTTTGGATTCTAATGTTGCACTCAAGCCAGGCATGTCAGCAAATGCAGATATTCAAACAGAAACTCGTGTGAATGTTGTGACTGTTCCAATACAAAGTGTTACCACTCGAATGCCAAAGCAGGATATTGCTAAAAAGAATGAGAGTCAACCATCAGAATCACCTGAAGGGACGAACAAATCTCAAAAGAAAAACGAAAAACCTTCTGAAGGTGTTTTTGTCATCCAGGATGGGAAGGCAAAATTCTTGAAAGTGAAAACTGGAATTAGTGATGATACTTTCATTGAAATTAACGATGGCTTGAAAGGTGATGAGGAAGTTGTATCTGGAAGCTATCGAGCGATTAGTCGGGAATTACAAGAAGATTCGAAAGTACGCGTCGACAATGCTCAAAAACGAAGAGGACAAAAAGAATCCTAA
- a CDS encoding FtsX-like permease family protein translates to MNILELLKISIYSLRVNKLRALLTILGIVVGIFSIIAIMTVVTIMQDNIEGGLSQLGTNTFQIQKLPAFRSGDPAERKKFEKRRNITFEDFQRLNEILKDAKYVAAEKWKFRVMAKYQNRETNPNLMLTGITPEAMQTNQWFVDYGRNINSSDVDFATDIILIGKDIVDKLFPNVNPVGNVIRVAGHRYEVAGVLEKRGERFGQSRDNFMIIPITTFFKHFGDVDPWTGVEGSVNITVMSTSKETYDETIDKAIGAFRVVRKLSPGEENDFDIFSNESLISQVNDVTDGVKIGVFAIAAIALLAAGIGIMNIMLVSVTERTKEIGIRKSVGARRRDILTQFLIEAIILCQLGGLVGILLGVGAGNLASSFIGGTFTIPIVWVTIGILLCVAVGITFGTYPAYKAANLDPIEALRYE, encoded by the coding sequence ATGAATATTTTAGAATTATTAAAAATCTCGATCTATTCTTTAAGAGTAAATAAACTTCGGGCACTGCTTACGATTCTTGGAATCGTAGTGGGAATTTTTTCTATCATAGCAATTATGACTGTAGTTACGATAATGCAGGACAATATTGAAGGCGGGCTTTCACAACTTGGAACGAATACATTCCAGATTCAAAAACTGCCGGCCTTTCGGTCTGGCGATCCAGCAGAGCGAAAGAAATTTGAAAAAAGAAGAAATATAACTTTTGAGGATTTCCAAAGATTAAATGAAATTTTGAAAGATGCGAAGTACGTTGCTGCAGAGAAATGGAAATTCCGTGTAATGGCGAAATATCAGAACAGAGAAACTAATCCGAATCTTATGCTTACAGGAATTACTCCTGAAGCTATGCAGACAAATCAGTGGTTCGTTGATTATGGAAGAAATATAAATTCGAGTGATGTAGATTTTGCAACTGATATTATTCTCATAGGGAAAGACATTGTCGATAAACTTTTTCCGAATGTCAATCCCGTTGGAAACGTGATTAGAGTTGCCGGTCATCGTTATGAAGTGGCGGGTGTTCTCGAAAAACGTGGTGAAAGATTCGGTCAGAGCAGAGATAATTTCATGATCATTCCTATTACGACTTTCTTCAAACATTTTGGTGATGTTGATCCTTGGACTGGAGTTGAGGGAAGTGTCAACATTACAGTTATGAGTACATCGAAGGAAACTTATGATGAAACTATCGATAAAGCTATTGGAGCTTTTCGAGTTGTTAGAAAATTATCGCCAGGCGAGGAAAATGATTTTGACATATTCTCCAACGAGTCTTTGATCTCACAGGTGAATGATGTGACCGACGGTGTAAAGATTGGTGTATTTGCAATTGCAGCAATCGCATTGCTCGCTGCAGGTATTGGAATTATGAATATTATGCTTGTATCTGTTACAGAAAGGACGAAGGAAATTGGGATACGTAAATCTGTTGGTGCACGGAGGAGAGATATTTTAACTCAATTTCTTATCGAGGCAATAATCTTATGCCAGCTTGGAGGTCTGGTTGGTATTTTACTAGGTGTCGGAGCTGGAAATCTTGCAAGCAGCTTCATCGGAGGTACGTTCACAATTCCAATTGTGTGGGTGACAATTGGTATATTACTTTGTGTCGCCGTAGGGATTACATTTGGAACATATCCTGCTTACAAAGCAGCAAACCTTGATCCGATCGAAGCTTTAAGGTACGAATAG
- a CDS encoding FtsX-like permease family protein, whose translation MRSALTTLGIVIGIVAVTLMSTAIEGLNRAFISSISSFGTDVLYVDKFPWFHGDDWWTYRNRKDIKIEDADLLRDQMKNAIAVAPNMRTFGRTIKYKEKSVMSTIIYGTTTDYAQTNNILPQEGRFLTTLEDRSGRDVCLIGADIARELFTGENPLNKIIKIQDHPYKVIGILEKQGQSLFGGFSLDGQIIMPITSFQKNLGQRRTTRIDVKVLSMDKLEDAKEELRGIMRKIRKVPPGKEDDFAINQQEAFLKAYNDTVGVIQIAGLVITFLSLFVGAIGIMNIMFVSVKERTKEIGIRKAIGAKRRTVLAQFLIEAILICVIGGIIGLMIAFPLSLLVDKFLPTAMPLAIVFLSLIISALVGIVSGIIPAWQASKLDPVEALRYE comes from the coding sequence ATGCGTTCTGCATTAACAACTCTCGGAATTGTTATTGGAATAGTTGCTGTCACTTTAATGAGTACTGCAATTGAAGGTTTGAATCGTGCTTTCATCAGTTCCATCTCAAGTTTTGGTACGGATGTTCTTTATGTCGACAAATTCCCATGGTTTCACGGAGACGATTGGTGGACTTACCGAAACCGCAAAGACATAAAAATTGAAGATGCAGATCTTTTGCGCGACCAAATGAAAAATGCAATTGCAGTCGCTCCGAACATGCGAACGTTTGGACGTACGATTAAGTACAAAGAAAAATCTGTTATGTCTACCATAATCTATGGTACCACAACCGACTATGCCCAAACAAATAATATCCTGCCTCAAGAAGGAAGATTCTTAACAACACTCGAGGATAGATCCGGAAGAGATGTCTGCTTGATTGGCGCAGATATTGCCCGCGAACTTTTTACAGGTGAAAATCCCTTAAATAAAATTATCAAAATCCAGGATCATCCATATAAGGTGATTGGAATTCTCGAAAAACAGGGGCAGAGTCTTTTTGGCGGTTTTTCTCTCGATGGACAGATCATTATGCCAATCACATCGTTTCAAAAAAATCTTGGGCAGAGACGAACTACACGCATTGATGTAAAAGTCCTTTCAATGGATAAACTTGAAGATGCGAAAGAAGAATTGCGCGGTATAATGCGGAAAATCCGGAAAGTTCCGCCTGGTAAAGAGGACGATTTTGCTATCAATCAGCAGGAAGCATTCTTAAAAGCTTATAACGATACTGTCGGTGTAATTCAAATTGCTGGATTAGTGATTACATTCTTATCACTTTTTGTCGGTGCAATAGGAATTATGAATATTATGTTCGTATCAGTGAAAGAGAGAACAAAAGAAATAGGAATTCGAAAAGCCATTGGCGCGAAGCGTAGAACTGTTTTGGCTCAATTTCTCATTGAAGCAATTTTAATTTGTGTAATAGGAGGAATAATCGGACTGATGATTGCATTTCCATTATCTCTATTGGTGGATAAATTTTTACCAACAGCAATGCCACTTGCGATTGTATTTTTGTCTTTAATTATTTCTGCTTTGGTTGGGATTGTTTCTGGAATTATTCCAGCCTGGCAGGCTTCAAAGCTCGATCCAGTTGAGGCATTACGGTATGAGTGA
- a CDS encoding HD domain-containing protein, whose product MNINFYKSSDASIDNLLQMIGKFADEQNFSVYVVGGYIRDRILCREKREVDFLVIGDGVRFAELLSSHLQTREITVYRNFGTALIYYLDYKLEFVGARKESYFSNSRKPSVQNGSFEDDIRRRDFTVNSIAFSVNQNDFGEIVDTFNGLADIDKKIIRTPLDPEVTFSDDPLRIMRAFRFSSQLNFTVEDSLLNAASKMSERLKIVSPERIVEEFLKIMQSVKPSTGLALMYKTGVMKTLYPEIAAMAGVDQKKDFHHKDVFWHTLQVVDNVAEVTNDEWLRIAALFHDIAKPITKKYDEQSGWSFHGHEEIGARLIKKIFKKYKFPLHKVDYIEKLTKLHLRPISLVDEEVTDSAIRRLIVAAGDDLEDLILMCRADITSKNPDKVKEYTSNYDLVVQKIHSVNERDKLRAFQSPVRGEEIMEMFQLPPCKGVGIIKTEVEEAILDGEIENTYEGAKEYLNQNFLRLSKSVAEFRNINT is encoded by the coding sequence ATGAATATCAATTTTTACAAATCATCAGATGCGTCAATCGATAATTTATTACAGATGATTGGAAAATTTGCTGACGAACAGAATTTTTCAGTCTATGTTGTCGGTGGATATATTCGTGATCGAATCCTCTGTCGAGAAAAAAGGGAAGTGGATTTTTTAGTCATTGGTGATGGCGTTAGATTTGCTGAATTGTTGAGCTCACATCTTCAAACGAGAGAAATTACTGTCTACAGAAATTTTGGTACAGCTCTTATTTATTATCTTGATTATAAATTAGAATTTGTTGGAGCAAGGAAAGAATCATATTTTTCCAACTCTCGTAAACCCTCTGTACAAAATGGATCATTTGAAGATGATATTCGAAGGAGAGACTTTACAGTCAACTCGATTGCATTTTCAGTTAATCAAAATGATTTTGGTGAAATTGTCGACACCTTTAATGGTTTGGCAGATATCGATAAAAAAATTATAAGAACACCTTTGGATCCGGAAGTTACCTTCTCTGACGACCCATTGAGAATTATGCGTGCTTTCAGATTCTCATCTCAGCTGAATTTTACAGTCGAAGATTCATTGCTCAATGCAGCTTCCAAAATGAGTGAGAGGTTGAAAATCGTTTCTCCCGAAAGGATTGTAGAAGAGTTTTTAAAAATTATGCAATCTGTAAAACCCTCGACAGGATTAGCACTAATGTATAAAACTGGAGTAATGAAAACTCTCTACCCCGAAATCGCTGCCATGGCTGGAGTGGACCAAAAGAAAGATTTTCATCACAAAGATGTTTTTTGGCATACTCTTCAGGTTGTTGATAATGTTGCTGAAGTTACGAATGATGAGTGGCTTCGTATCGCTGCATTATTTCATGATATTGCAAAGCCCATCACAAAGAAATATGATGAGCAAAGCGGTTGGTCGTTTCATGGTCATGAGGAAATTGGTGCAAGACTAATAAAAAAAATCTTCAAGAAATATAAATTTCCTCTTCACAAAGTTGATTACATAGAAAAACTCACAAAACTCCATTTGCGGCCAATCTCTCTTGTTGATGAAGAGGTTACCGATTCAGCAATCCGCAGGCTAATAGTAGCAGCAGGGGACGATCTTGAAGATTTGATTTTAATGTGCAGAGCAGATATCACCTCTAAGAATCCAGATAAAGTGAAGGAATACACCTCAAACTACGATCTTGTCGTACAAAAAATACACAGTGTGAATGAGAGAGACAAACTAAGAGCTTTTCAATCACCAGTCCGTGGCGAAGAAATCATGGAGATGTTCCAACTTCCACCGTGTAAAGGTGTCGGTATAATCAAGACTGAAGTTGAAGAGGCAATTTTGGATGGTGAAATCGAAAATACATATGAAGGTGCAAAAGAGTATTTAAACCAAAATTTTTTAAGATTGTCAAAATCGGTTGCAGAATTTCGCAACATTAATACATAA
- a CDS encoding cyclic nucleotide-binding domain-containing protein encodes MAAEKNILAVKSSLWHNIFKASGNQQKIFQLLKGFPGFANLKNREVKDIQKLVQVREFLKNEVIFFQGDPGFSMFIIDSGKVDITCEFKNGSKQNLATLYPGDFFGEMNVILEGKRTATATAIENVKVLVIFRPDLSDLIEKDHSVGYKILNGFSKIFVEKLRNLNSDYLGVLEILSEEKQTQ; translated from the coding sequence ATGGCAGCAGAAAAAAACATACTAGCGGTTAAGAGTAGTCTTTGGCATAATATCTTTAAAGCTTCTGGAAACCAGCAAAAAATTTTTCAACTGTTAAAAGGCTTTCCTGGCTTCGCCAACTTGAAAAACCGTGAAGTCAAAGATATCCAAAAACTTGTTCAGGTCCGCGAATTTTTAAAAAATGAAGTTATTTTCTTTCAAGGAGATCCGGGATTCTCGATGTTCATTATCGATTCTGGTAAGGTTGATATTACTTGTGAATTTAAAAACGGTAGTAAACAAAATCTTGCTACACTTTATCCAGGTGATTTTTTTGGTGAAATGAATGTCATCCTTGAGGGGAAACGAACCGCCACGGCAACCGCAATTGAAAATGTAAAAGTGCTCGTGATTTTCAGACCAGATCTGAGCGACCTAATTGAAAAAGATCATTCAGTTGGATATAAAATTTTGAATGGATTTTCAAAAATATTTGTAGAAAAACTTAGGAATTTGAACAGCGATTATCTCGGCGTACTTGAAATATTAAGCGAAGAAAAACAAACTCAATAG
- the hisA gene encoding 1-(5-phosphoribosyl)-5-[(5-phosphoribosylamino)methylideneamino]imidazole-4-carboxamide isomerase: MPTSYRQPTLLVIPSIDIKDGNCVRVVQGIPKLAEANYPNDPVEMAIIWRAENAKCLHVVDFDGAWHGSKKNLKIIENLIKSVVIPIQFGGGLRTYERIRDAFDMGVYRVVLGSAAVNDPDLIQKSVSQFGSQKVLVSLDVLNNRVLIGGRKEQSALSPISLSLNLKVLGITRLVVTDVERNGLMLGPNLDLLTQIAKTSGLKITASGGVSGYEDLTKLQKLQEIGVDSVIIGRALYENKFACQRLWRVAEFGTII, translated from the coding sequence ATGCCAACTTCATATAGACAACCGACTTTATTAGTAATTCCTTCAATTGATATCAAAGATGGAAATTGCGTCCGAGTGGTTCAAGGAATTCCAAAATTAGCAGAGGCAAATTATCCAAACGATCCAGTTGAAATGGCAATTATTTGGAGAGCCGAAAATGCAAAATGTTTGCATGTTGTTGATTTTGATGGGGCTTGGCATGGTTCAAAAAAGAATTTAAAGATCATCGAAAATTTAATAAAATCAGTTGTGATTCCGATTCAATTTGGTGGAGGATTGAGGACTTATGAGCGCATTCGAGACGCATTTGATATGGGAGTTTATCGAGTGGTTTTAGGAAGTGCTGCAGTTAATGATCCTGACCTCATTCAAAAATCTGTATCTCAATTTGGTTCACAAAAAGTTTTAGTCTCACTAGACGTTTTAAATAATAGAGTTCTTATTGGCGGGAGGAAGGAACAATCTGCATTGTCACCAATCAGCTTATCATTGAACTTAAAAGTTCTCGGAATTACGCGCTTAGTTGTCACAGATGTGGAAAGAAATGGTTTGATGCTTGGTCCGAATCTCGACTTGCTTACTCAAATCGCAAAAACTTCCGGATTGAAAATTACTGCTTCAGGCGGAGTATCTGGATATGAAGATTTAACTAAACTGCAAAAGTTACAAGAAATTGGAGTTGATTCTGTGATAATTGGCAGAGCTCTTTATGAAAATAAATTCGCCTGCCAGCGGCTGTGGAGAGTTGCAGAATTTGGAACAATAATTTAA
- a CDS encoding universal stress protein, with product MEPKVDKILVPIDFSENSKNAIKYAVAYAEKFSAEIIFVYVIEPVIYPSDFGLGQVPINRMDLEIHSKAEEELKKLIDTHLPKNIKGTHCVRTGKPFLEIINCAKENKCDLVIMSTHGHSGIEHILFGSTAEKVVRKSPIPVLTIRDSNTKFILP from the coding sequence ATGGAACCGAAAGTTGACAAAATATTAGTCCCAATCGATTTCTCTGAGAATTCGAAAAATGCAATCAAATATGCTGTTGCGTATGCAGAAAAATTCAGTGCTGAAATAATTTTTGTCTACGTAATTGAACCTGTTATTTATCCAAGCGATTTTGGATTAGGGCAAGTTCCAATTAACCGGATGGATCTGGAGATTCACTCTAAAGCTGAAGAGGAACTGAAAAAATTAATCGATACCCACTTGCCTAAAAATATTAAAGGTACTCACTGTGTACGGACCGGGAAACCATTTCTTGAGATCATTAATTGTGCAAAAGAAAATAAGTGCGATTTAGTCATCATGTCTACACATGGACATAGTGGTATTGAACATATTCTATTTGGTAGCACTGCAGAAAAAGTTGTAAGAAAATCACCAATCCCAGTTCTTACAATCAGAGATTCCAATACGAAGTTTATTTTGCCTTAG
- a CDS encoding FtsX-like permease family protein: MFTQFKEGLLISFRAIKANKIRSVLTTLGIVIGVCSVVLMSTAIKGVDNSFESGISSLGSDVLYIDKFAWFSNQDWWKIRNRRNISFEDYEKFKGLVKLPLAVAPTAFSVRTVKYRDKTAESVFITGSTSEYLSTTNFTFSNGRFYSEVESNAGREVVVLGSEIAENLFNNIDPLGMHVKIGGHSFLIIGVLEKQGSFLLGSFNPDKQAYIPIKSLFKHFGLTWRTVTINVRAKSPQLVEETKIEAEQAMRQVRRLKASDESDFSINQQEGLTQIYESTVGVIQVGGFFITGLALFVGAIGIMNIMFVSVKERTREIGIRKAIGAKRRNILLQFLLESATICLIGGIIGLIIAVILSYVVNQFLPTSVQASAVILAIIISIITGVLSGFAPAYTASKLDPVDSLRYE; the protein is encoded by the coding sequence ATGTTCACTCAATTCAAAGAAGGTCTTTTAATTTCGTTCCGAGCAATTAAAGCAAATAAAATTCGGTCAGTTCTAACTACTCTCGGTATCGTGATCGGAGTTTGTTCTGTTGTCTTGATGTCAACTGCAATAAAAGGTGTTGATAATTCTTTTGAGTCCGGGATCAGTTCACTTGGTTCTGATGTCTTGTACATTGATAAATTCGCTTGGTTCTCGAATCAAGATTGGTGGAAAATTCGGAATCGAAGAAATATTAGTTTCGAAGATTATGAAAAATTCAAAGGACTTGTTAAACTTCCGCTCGCTGTCGCACCAACAGCTTTCTCCGTACGCACAGTTAAGTATCGTGATAAAACTGCCGAATCGGTTTTTATTACCGGTTCAACTTCAGAATATCTAAGTACTACAAATTTTACTTTTAGTAATGGGCGGTTCTATTCTGAAGTAGAAAGCAATGCAGGCCGTGAGGTGGTTGTTCTTGGATCAGAAATCGCGGAAAATCTTTTTAATAATATTGATCCTCTTGGGATGCATGTAAAAATCGGTGGACACTCATTTTTGATTATAGGTGTTTTAGAAAAGCAAGGAAGTTTTCTTTTAGGTTCATTCAATCCTGATAAACAAGCTTATATTCCAATCAAATCCTTATTTAAACATTTCGGATTGACTTGGCGGACTGTTACAATTAATGTACGCGCTAAAAGCCCGCAGCTTGTTGAGGAAACAAAGATTGAAGCCGAACAAGCAATGAGACAAGTTCGAAGACTCAAAGCATCAGACGAATCAGATTTCTCGATTAATCAACAAGAAGGATTAACACAAATTTATGAAAGTACTGTTGGCGTAATTCAGGTTGGCGGATTTTTTATTACCGGACTCGCACTTTTTGTAGGTGCAATTGGAATTATGAACATCATGTTCGTCTCGGTGAAAGAACGAACCAGAGAAATTGGAATTAGAAAAGCAATCGGTGCAAAGCGAAGAAATATTCTCCTTCAATTTTTGCTTGAGTCAGCAACGATTTGCTTAATAGGCGGAATAATTGGTCTAATCATTGCTGTAATATTAAGCTATGTAGTTAACCAGTTTCTTCCGACTTCAGTTCAAGCTTCGGCAGTAATTCTTGCTATAATTATATCAATAATTACCGGTGTGCTTTCAGGTTTTGCACCGGCTTATACAGCTTCAAAACTCGATCCTGTAGATTCGTTGAGGTATGAATAG